From Nonomuraea helvata, a single genomic window includes:
- a CDS encoding L-rhamnose mutarotase, whose amino-acid sequence MQRVCFLLKVRPERLAEYRERHRDVWPEMREALACTGWHNYSLFLRDDGLLVGYLETEDFEAAKKAMAETEVNARWQAEMAPFFESLDGRPDEGMHPLDEVFHLD is encoded by the coding sequence CTTCCTGCTGAAAGTCCGCCCAGAGCGGCTGGCGGAGTACCGCGAACGCCACCGAGACGTCTGGCCGGAGATGCGAGAGGCGCTCGCGTGTACCGGCTGGCACAACTACTCGCTCTTCCTCAGAGACGACGGCCTCCTCGTCGGCTACCTGGAGACCGAGGACTTCGAGGCCGCCAAGAAGGCGATGGCCGAGACCGAGGTCAACGCCCGCTGGCAGGCCGAGATGGCGCCGTTCTTCGAGAGCCTCGACGGGCGGCCCGACGAGGGCATGCACCCGCTGGACGAAGTTTTCCACCTGGACTGA